GGGAGTACGGTTCCAGTGAATTTGCTGCAGACATCTCCGACGATTTCCTGGGAAGCTGGCAAGGACGCGGCGGACTGGAGCGAGGGGCCCCTGCTGACCGACCGCATCAATGATACGGGAGCTTCTTGACCGTTTCCTGAAAGTCCCTCGAGCACCGGCACAGCATGCCGCTCCCGGTATTCGCGGCGCGGCACCCTAAACTTCTGGGAGGTTTCAGTCTCGCGCGGAAGGCACACACATGGGGAAATTACGACGCCGGATGGCGGCTGCGGTAGTGACCGCAGCTGCGGCGGCCATGGCACTTACTCCCCTGCCGGCGTCGGCGGCGCCCAGCAATGGACCGGACCCGGTGGTACAAGGTGAACCTTTTGTGGGGAAGACGCTGACCACCGAGATCGGCCCCTACACCTTCTATGGATGCGGGGGCGGCAAGGGACCGGACTTCACCATCTACTGGACCCGCGACGGATTCCTGGTAGCCGGCGAAACCGGCCGAAACTATGTGCTGCAGCAGGACGACACCGGCGGGCGGATGGCCGCGCACCTTACCGCAAGCAAAAACTCATGCTCCGGCGAAACCCTGCACAGCAACGAAACAGCACCCGTGGGAGCCGTGAACCGGGCCAGGGGATTCACCGGCCGGGCCTTCGAACTTCTGGCGCGGGGCAGCGACGGCACGTTGTCACTCTACGGTCGCACAGGCAAAGCGTGGGACCCTGCACGGACCGTCGGCTGGGGTTGGCAGGGCTTCAACGCCGTCCTCTCCCCCGGCGACTTCAACGGCGACGGCAAGTCGGACGTCCTTGCGCGGGACACCGCAGGAACCCTCTACCTTTACGCCGGCGACGGCACGGGCGGGTGGAAACCCGCCCAAACCGTCGGCAAGGGCTGGAACATCTTCGACTCCATCGTCAGCCCCGGGGACTTCAACGGGGACGGCACCAATGACATCCTCGCCCGCGAACCCGGTGGCGCCCTTTATCTCTACCCGGGCAACGGCTCCGGGGGCTGGTTGGCGCGGACCGCCGTCGGGCAGGGCTGGCAGGTGATGGACGCCCTCCTCACACCCGGCGATTTCAACGGCGACGGCAAAACCGATGTCCTGGCGCGCGACCGCAACGGCTACCTCTACTTCTACGGCGGCAACGGCGCAGGCGGTTGGGCGCGGTCCTGGCTGATCGGCGTCGGATGGAGCGCCCTGAAGTCGGTGGGTGCCGCCGGAGATTTCGACAGGGACGGCTCCCCGGACGTCTACGGCGTGGATCCGCAAGGACGCCTGGTGGTCTATTACAGCGACGGCCGGACCGGGTGGCGGGGTTCGGAAGTCGTCGGCAGCGGCTGGGGTGGTTTCACAGCGATCTTCTAGGTGATTCCCAGCAGCGGTATCATATAAGGGCATAAGTCTGGGGAGGACACCATGAGCGCTTCATCACGCCCTACGTTCGGCGTGCGCCGGGCGGTGGCGGGAATTGCGGCCGCAATCGTCGCCGCAGTCACTTTCGCACCGGCGCCTGCCATGGCCGCCGCGGAACCCGACCAGCCGGTGGTCCACGGAGCGCCGTTCGTCGGATCAACACTCACTGTGGAGATCGAACAGGGCTCGTACATGGGCTGCGGCCTCGCGGCCGGTCCCGACTACAGCATCTACTGGACCCGCGACGGAGTCATCTCCTCCAGGCAGTGGCCAAACTACGTCCTCACTGAAGAGGACCAGGGCAAAACCATTGCGGCACACCTTGTAGCCAGCCAGAACGGGTGCGGGGGCCAGCAGGTGTCCAGCGAGGAGACCCCGCCTGTTTCAGCGTCCAACCGGGCCAACGGCTTCACAGGCCGCGGCGCCTTCGAGCTGCTCGCACGCCGCACCGACGGAACGCTCATGCTCTATCCCCGGATCAACAACGCCTGGGAACCGGCGCGCATTATTGGCCCCGGCTGGAACGGCTTCGACACAGTGTTCTCGCCCGGCGACTTCAGCGGTAACGGCGCCAACGACGTCCTCGCCAAGGACCCGGCAGGCCGGCTGTTCCTCTACGAAGGCACCGGTAGCGGCGGCTTCGTAGCCGGTCGCCAAATCGGCAGCGGCTGGAACGGCTTCACATCGATCGTCTCTCCCGGCGATTTCAACGGCGACGGCGTTAACGACGTCCTCGCCAGGGATACCACCGGAAACCTGTACCTCTACCCAGGCAACGGGCAGGGCGGTTGGCTTAACCGCTCCGTGGTGGGCACCGGGTGGAACATCCTCAACCAGATCATCACCCCCGGCGACTTCAACGGTGACCACGACGTCGACATCCTGGCCCGCGATACTTCCGGCAACCTGCGTCTCTACGCCGGCAACGGCGCCGGAGGTTGGCGCGGCTCAGCAACCATCGGCTGGGGCTGGGGCGGCATGTCCGCCATCGCCGCAGCAGGAGACATCGACGCCAACGGCAATGTGGACGTGTTCGCAGTGGACGGTTCCGGCCAGTTGTTGGCTTACTACGGCAACGGCGACGGCGGGTGGAACGGCTCGGGCGTCATCGGCTGGGGTTGGGGCGCTTTCAACCCGGTGTTCTAAACCGATTTCGGTTGGTTTTGGGGTTTGACTTGCTTTAAGCCTGGAAATGTTCCCAGGAAATTCCCAGACGCCGGCTATCCCGATGTACCCTCAAGTCACTTACACCGGCTCGGTTATCTGCAACCAGCCTGACTTGGGGGAACAATGGGGATCACTCCTGCGCGCCGTGCGCGCACCTGGCTCGCTGTATTCGTCACGTTTTTTCTTCTTATCAGCGGCTTGGGCTCGGCACCTGCAGCGCTGGCCGACGACGCGTTCGCTCCCGTCCCGGTAGCAGTATCCACCACCCCAACGTCCATCGGTGCCGGCGGCCATGCCCAGTCACGGATCACCCTCAAGGCCTCAGCACCGATCGCAGACGTTTACGTCGCCTTCCGGAACACAGCGACGGGCACGGTCCACCGCGAGGTGACCCGGGGTTCCTACAACCCAACGGACTCCACGTACACGTTCGAGGTCTTCTTCGCGCCGGGAGCCGCGCCGGGCAGCTACCGTGCCCAGTACGTGGAAATTCAGACCGAGGCCGGCCACGTCATCGTGTACTGGCGTGACGGATCCCTGAACTACAACCCGGACAACCTTCCGAGCTCCGGAACAGCGGCCGTTCCGTTGGATGCCCTGGACTTCAACTACTCCTCCACAGTCAGCCTCGATCGTCCCCACACCAGCGGGTTCTACCGTGACAACTACTGGGACCCTTTCACAATGAGCCTGCTGATCCGTGATTCCTGGGGCCGGCTCGGGCTGTTCCCCACCGGAGGAAACGGTACCTGGAAGCAGGCCTACGAGGTCGGGTCCGGCTGGAACATCTTCAACACGATGATCGCGGCGGGCGACTTCAACAATGACGGCGAGAACGACGTCATTGCCCGCGATGCTGCCGGCTCCCTCTTCCTGTACCCAGGCACGTGGTACGGAGGCTGGAACCCCCGCCAACAAATCGGTTGGGGCTGGGGAATCTTCAATTCGATCTTCGCCGCAGGGGACTTCAACGGCGACGGCAACAACGACCTCCTGGCCCGCAAGACAAACGGCGAACTGGTCCTCTATCCGGGCAATGGCTACGGCGGCTTCCTGGCTGCGTCGACCGTGGGTTGGGGATGGAACGGCATGACCGCGATCTTCTCCCCCGGCGACTTCGACGGAGACCGCAAACCCGACGTCCTGGCCAGGAACTCCGCAGGAAACCTCGTCTTCTACGGCGGCAACGGTTCAGGCGGATGGACCACAAGCCGGGTCATAGGGCAGGGCTGGAACGCCATCACCAAGCTGGGCGGCGTGGGCGACTTCGATGGCGACGGCGTGAACGACGTCTGGGGCATCGACACCGCCGGGCAAATGCGCATGTACTACGGCAACAACGCGGGCGGCTGGAAGGGTTCCGGCGTCGTGGGTTGGGGCTGGGGCGAATTCACGGCTGTTTTCTAGGCGCATGCCTCCCATTCGCTCCACTGAACATCCCACACCTTAGTCCCTGAGGAAATCTTGAAATCTTTCATTTTCGCGGGCCTACGGCGACGCCGGCTCTCGATGCTCGTTGCCGCCTCCGCCCTTGCCTGCAGTCTCCTGGTTTCCGGCGTGCCTGCCCAGGCTGCCTTGCCTTCTGTGGCCGTACCTACCCGTTACGTCTATGTCTCCACCGCACCGAGACTCGTAGGGGATCCAACGGTAGGCGGGCTCCTGAAAGTCGATATTAAGGCGACGTTCGCCTACGTGTCGCCGGCAGGCGGAACACCCGCCATTTCCTACTTCTGGACCCGGGACGGCGTGGTCATCCCGGGGGCCAACGGCATCACGTACCGGGCTACGGCCGCCGACTTGGGACGAGTGGTCGCCGCCAACCTGACAGTGACTTACGACGCCGAGTCGTCCTTGACTGTTCAAGCCTCCCATCCGCTCCGGGTCGCGGCAGCGCCACGGGCCAGGGGATTCAACGGCGATGGCACACTGGACATATTTGCGCGCGATTCCTTCGGCCGTTTGTTGCTGTACCCCACCGACGGACACGGCAACTGGCAGGCGCCCCAAGTCATCGGCTGGGGTTGGAACGGCTTTGACCTTCTGGTCTCACCCGGCGACTTTGACGGTGACGGAACCGTGGACGTTTTAGCGAGGGATGGGCAGGGGCGTCTCTTCCTCTATCAGGGCAACGGATCCGGCGGCTGGAAGAAGGCACTGCAGGTGGGCCAGGGCTGGCAAGGTTTCAAGGAAATTAGCGCCGCCGGCGACTTCAACGGCGATGGAAGCAATGACATCCTCGCGGTGGACTCTGCAGGCAGTCTCTTCCTGTACCCGGGCAATGGCCACGGGGGCTGGCTCCCGCCCCGCTGGATAGGTCAAGGGTGGCAAGACATGGACTCCGTGGGAGCCGGCCACTTCTTTGACTATTCGAGCGTGGTGACTTTGTCGAGGACGTTTTGGGGAGACCTGCAAGCCCGGACGTCGAACCGCAACGGATACTTCGAAGAGTATGGTCTGCCTGGAAGTTACGCGGGCACAATCGGCCGTGGGTGG
The Paenarthrobacter ureafaciens genome window above contains:
- a CDS encoding FG-GAP repeat domain-containing protein, which produces MGITPARRARTWLAVFVTFFLLISGLGSAPAALADDAFAPVPVAVSTTPTSIGAGGHAQSRITLKASAPIADVYVAFRNTATGTVHREVTRGSYNPTDSTYTFEVFFAPGAAPGSYRAQYVEIQTEAGHVIVYWRDGSLNYNPDNLPSSGTAAVPLDALDFNYSSTVSLDRPHTSGFYRDNYWDPFTMSLLIRDSWGRLGLFPTGGNGTWKQAYEVGSGWNIFNTMIAAGDFNNDGENDVIARDAAGSLFLYPGTWYGGWNPRQQIGWGWGIFNSIFAAGDFNGDGNNDLLARKTNGELVLYPGNGYGGFLAASTVGWGWNGMTAIFSPGDFDGDRKPDVLARNSAGNLVFYGGNGSGGWTTSRVIGQGWNAITKLGGVGDFDGDGVNDVWGIDTAGQMRMYYGNNAGGWKGSGVVGWGWGEFTAVF
- a CDS encoding FG-GAP repeat domain-containing protein, with product MGKLRRRMAAAVVTAAAAAMALTPLPASAAPSNGPDPVVQGEPFVGKTLTTEIGPYTFYGCGGGKGPDFTIYWTRDGFLVAGETGRNYVLQQDDTGGRMAAHLTASKNSCSGETLHSNETAPVGAVNRARGFTGRAFELLARGSDGTLSLYGRTGKAWDPARTVGWGWQGFNAVLSPGDFNGDGKSDVLARDTAGTLYLYAGDGTGGWKPAQTVGKGWNIFDSIVSPGDFNGDGTNDILAREPGGALYLYPGNGSGGWLARTAVGQGWQVMDALLTPGDFNGDGKTDVLARDRNGYLYFYGGNGAGGWARSWLIGVGWSALKSVGAAGDFDRDGSPDVYGVDPQGRLVVYYSDGRTGWRGSEVVGSGWGGFTAIF
- a CDS encoding FG-GAP-like repeat-containing protein, giving the protein MKSFIFAGLRRRRLSMLVAASALACSLLVSGVPAQAALPSVAVPTRYVYVSTAPRLVGDPTVGGLLKVDIKATFAYVSPAGGTPAISYFWTRDGVVIPGANGITYRATAADLGRVVAANLTVTYDAESSLTVQASHPLRVAAAPRARGFNGDGTLDIFARDSFGRLLLYPTDGHGNWQAPQVIGWGWNGFDLLVSPGDFDGDGTVDVLARDGQGRLFLYQGNGSGGWKKALQVGQGWQGFKEISAAGDFNGDGSNDILAVDSAGSLFLYPGNGHGGWLPPRWIGQGWQDMDSVGAGHFFDYSSVVTLSRTFWGDLQARTSNRNGYFEEYGLPGSYAGTIGRGWDSVVRFGMAGDFNGDGDSDIYGIDRSGRLTMYFGDTSDFSHWGIAGFRWKGSAVVGWGWGGFTAVF
- a CDS encoding FG-GAP repeat domain-containing protein, with amino-acid sequence MSASSRPTFGVRRAVAGIAAAIVAAVTFAPAPAMAAAEPDQPVVHGAPFVGSTLTVEIEQGSYMGCGLAAGPDYSIYWTRDGVISSRQWPNYVLTEEDQGKTIAAHLVASQNGCGGQQVSSEETPPVSASNRANGFTGRGAFELLARRTDGTLMLYPRINNAWEPARIIGPGWNGFDTVFSPGDFSGNGANDVLAKDPAGRLFLYEGTGSGGFVAGRQIGSGWNGFTSIVSPGDFNGDGVNDVLARDTTGNLYLYPGNGQGGWLNRSVVGTGWNILNQIITPGDFNGDHDVDILARDTSGNLRLYAGNGAGGWRGSATIGWGWGGMSAIAAAGDIDANGNVDVFAVDGSGQLLAYYGNGDGGWNGSGVIGWGWGAFNPVF